CCAGCGCCGTCACCACCGGCCATCCCGCCGCCCGCGCGCTGCTGGATGACGCCATTGCGGTGATCGAGAACTATTTCTGGAGCGAAGAGGAGCAGATGTGCCTGGAGTCCTGGGATGAAGCCTTCACCGAGACGGAAAACTACCGCGGCGGCAACGCCAACATGCATGCCGTCGAAGCGTTTCTTATCGTCTACGACGTCACTCAGGACAAGAAATGGCTGGATCGCGCGCTGCGCGTCGCCTCGGTCATCATTCACGACGTCGCCCGTAAAGGCGATTACCGCGTCAATGAACACTTCGACACCCGCTGGAACCCCATCCGCGATTACAACAAAGAGAACCCGGCTCACCGGTTCCGCGCCTATGGCGGCACGCCGGGCCACTGGATCGAATGGGGCCGCCTGATGCTGCACCTGCGCGCCGCGCTAATCGCGCGCGGCGATGCGGCTCCGGAATGGCTGCTGGAAGACGCCAAAGGCCTGTTTAACGCCACGATCCGCGACGCCTGGGCGCCGGACGGCGCAGACGGTTTTGTCTACTCCGTCGGCTGGGACGGCAAACCGATTGTTCGTGAACGCGTGCGCTGGCCGATTGTCGAGGCGATGGGCACCGCCTGGGCGCTCTATAACGTCACCGGCGATCCGCAGTACGAAGCCTGGTATCAGAAATGGTGGGACTACTGCATGAAATACCTGATGGATTACGAAAACGGCTCGTGGTGGCAGGAGCTGGACGAGAACAATCAGGTGACCACCAAAGTCTGGGACGGCAAACAGGATATCTACCATCTGCTGCATTGCCTGGTTATCCCTCGCCTGCCGCTCGCGCCGGGCTTAGCCCCTGCCGTAGCCGCAGGTTTACTGGATAGCCTGGCCAAATAATAAAGGCGGAGTTTTTATGCGTACCCTACACAATATAGATCTGAAAAATAATGAAAATGGTTTCACCCTCAGCTGGGAAAATCGCCTGATTTTGTCCCACTCCGTGGATGCCCCCTGCCTGTGGGCGGGCGCAGGCGACGCGGATATCGAGATGTTCCGCGGCAACTTCAGCATTAAAGACCGGCTTAATGAAAAAATCGCCCTGACGCAGGCGACCGTCAGCGAGCGCCCCTCAGGCTGGGTGATCCGCTTTACCCGCGGCGATGCGGTCGGCGCCACGCTTGAGGTGAGCACCGATGACCACCAGCGCCTGGTGCTGAAGCTCAACAACGACGCCGTCGCGCACAATCGTCTCTGGCTGCGGCTGGCGGCGCAGCCAGAAGACCATATTTACGGCTGCGGCGAGCAGTTCTCTTACTTTGACCTGCGCGGTAAACCGTTCCCGCTGTGGACCAGCGAACAGGGCGTGGGCCGCAATAAACAGAGCCACGTCACCTGGCTTGCCGACTGTAAAGAGAACGCGGGCGGCGACTACTACTGGACGTTCTTCCCGCAGCCGACCTTCGTCAGCACCCAGAAGTACTACTGCCACGTTGATAACAGCGGCTATATGAATTTCGATTTCAGCGCGCCGCACTACCATGAGCTGGCGTTCTGGGAAAACCACGCCACGCTGCGCTTTGAATGCGCGCCGACCTACATTGAACTGCTGGAAAAACTCACCGGCCTGCTGGGCCGCCAGCCGGAGCTGCCGGACTGGATATACGATGGCGTGACGCTCGGCATTCAGGGCGGCACCGAGGTCTGCCAGCAGAAACTCGACGTGATGCGCCGCGGCGGCGTGAAGGTGAACGGTATCTGGGCGCAGGACTGGTCCGGCATCCGGATGACCTCCTTCGGCAAGCGCGTGATGTGGAACTGGAAATGGAACCGCGACCTCTACCCGCAACTCGATACACGCATCGCGCAGTGGAAACGCGAAGGCGTGCAGTTTCTCGCTTATATCAACCCGTATGTGGCAAGCGATCGCGACCTGTGCGAAGAGGCGGCGGCGCGTGGTTATCTGACAAAAGATGCCGCAGGCAAGGAGTATCACGTCGAGTTTGGCGAGTTCTACGCGGGCGTCGTCGACCTGACCAACCCGGAAGCGTACGCCTGGTATAAAGAAGTCATTAAAAAACAGCTGATCGAACTGGGTTGCGGCGGCTGGATGGCCGACTTTGGCGAGTATCTGCCGACCGACACGCACCTGCATAACGGCGTCAGCGCGGAAATTATGCATAACGCCTGGCCTGCGCTGTGGGCGAAATGCAACTACGAGGCGCTTGAGGAGACCGGCAAACTCGGCGAGGTGCTGTTCTTTATGCGCGCCGGTTATACCGGTAGCCAGAAATACTCCACGATGATGTGGGCAGGCGATCAGAACGTCGACTGGAGTCTCGACGACGGGCTCGCCTCGGTGATCCCCGCCGCGCTGTCGCTGGCGATGTCCGGGCACGGCCTGCACCACAGCGATATCGGCGGTTACACCACGCTGTTTGAAATGAAACGCAGCAAAGAGTTACTGCTACGCTGGTGCGATTTCAGCGCCTTTACGCCGATGATGCGCACCCATGAAGGCAACCGCCCCGGCGATAACTGGCAATTCGACGGCGACGCGGAAACCATCGCGCATTTCGCCCGCATGACGACAATTTTCACCACGCTCAAACCCTATATCAAACAGGCGGTGGCGCAGAACGCCCGCACCGGCCTGCCGGTGATGCGCCCGCTGTTTTTGCACTATGAGGACCAGCCCCGCGCCTACACGCTGAAATATCAGTATCTGTTTGGCCGCGATCTTCTGGTGGCGCCGGTGTATGAGGAAGGACGCCAGGACTGGACGCTGTGGCTGCCGGATGATCGCTGGGTAAACGTCTGGACCGGCGAAACGCACGGCGGCGGCGACATTACGGTGGATGCGCCGCTCGGCAAACCGCCGGTGTTCTACCGCGAGGGCAGCGAATGGCAGTCCCTTTTCGCCACGCTGCGCCACCTCTGATAAGACTCGCCCGCGACCATAGCGCGCGGGCAAAAGGAGAAAAATAATGAGTCAGATCGCTACCGAACCGACTACCGCGCGGTTGCCACTGAAGGAAAAGATCGCCTATGGAATGGGCGATCTGGGCTCCAATATCCTGCTGGATATCGGCACGCTGTATCTGCTGAAGTTCTATACCGATGTACTGGGGCTGCCGGGGACTTATGGCGGCATTATCTTCCTGATTGCCAAGTTTTTTACGGCGTTTACCGACATGGGCACCGGCATCATGCTCGATTCGCGCCGCCGGATCGGGCCGAAGGGCAAGTTCCGGCCTTTCGTGCTCTACGCCGCCTTTCCGGTGACGCTACTCGCTATCGCGAATTTCGTCGGCACGCCGTTTGAGATAACCGGCAAAGCCGTGATGGCGACGGTGCTATTTATGCTCTATGGGCTATTTTTCAGCATGATGAATTGCTCGTATGGCGCGATGGTGCCCGCCATTACAAAAAACCCGGATGAGCGCGCGTCGCTTGCCGCGTGGCGTCAGGGCGGCGCGACGCTTGGCCTGCTGCTCTGTACCGTCGGTTTTGTGCCGGTGATGAATCTTATCGAAGGTAACCCGCAGCTGAGCTATATCTTCGCCGCCACGCTGTTTTCGCTCTTCGGCCTGCTCTTTATGTGGTGGTGCTACGCGGGTACGCGCGAGCGGTATGTGGAAGCCGCGGCCACCAGCCCGGCGCACAAGCCGGGGCTGCTGGCGTCGTTTCGCGCCATCGCGGGTAACCGACCGCTGTTCGTACTGTGCATCGCCAATCTCTGCACGCTCGGCGCGTTTAACATCAAGCTCGCCATTCAGGTCTATTACACCCAGTACGTGCTGAACGATCCGATTCTGCTCTCGTACATGGGCTTCTTCAGCATGGGCTGCATTTTTATCGGCGTCTTCCTGATGCCGGGCGCGGTGCGGCGCTTTGGTAAGAAGAAAGTCTATATCGGCGGGCTGCTGATCTGGGCGGCGGGCGACGTTCTCAATTATGCCTTCGGCAGCGGTTCGGTGAGCTTTGTGGCGTTCTCCTGCCTCGCGTTTTTCGGCTCCGCGTTTGTGAACAGCCTGAACTGGGCGCTGGTCTCCGACACGGTGGAGTATGGCGAGTGGCGCACCGGCGTGCGCTCAGAAGGCACGGTCTATACCGGCTTCACCTTCTTTCGCAAAGTCTCCCAGGCGCTGGCCGGATTTTTCCCCGGCATGATGCTGACGCAAATCGGCTATGTGCCGAACGTCGTACAGTCGGCCGCCACGACCGAAGGCCTGCGCGAGCTGATTTTCATCTGGCCGTGCGTGCTGGCGGTGGTGACGATCGTCGCGATGGGCTTTTTCTACAACCTTAACGAGAAGATGTACGTGCGGATTGTGGATGAACTGGAAAACCGCAAGCGGGCGTTTTCGCCTGGCGCGTAACCATCACGGTGCCCGCGCCTGCGCGGGCCCTCGCTTTGAGGAACGGCTATGACGGCATTCACCAGGCAGGACCCGCTGACGCTGCGGCTGAGCCTGCGGGAGAAGTTTTCTTACGGCATGGGCGATTTTGGCTCCAACCTGATGCTGTGCATCGGGACGCTCTACCTTCTGAAATTTTATACCGATGAGCTTCACCTGCCGGCCTTTTACGGCGGCGTGATTTTTCTGGTGGCGAAGTTTTTCACGGCGCTGACCGATATGCTGACCGGCGTGCTGGTGGACTCACGCCGCGCGCCTGGCCCACGGGGCAAATTCCGGCCGTTTATTCTTTTC
This DNA window, taken from Cronobacter universalis NCTC 9529, encodes the following:
- a CDS encoding MFS transporter; the protein is MSQIATEPTTARLPLKEKIAYGMGDLGSNILLDIGTLYLLKFYTDVLGLPGTYGGIIFLIAKFFTAFTDMGTGIMLDSRRRIGPKGKFRPFVLYAAFPVTLLAIANFVGTPFEITGKAVMATVLFMLYGLFFSMMNCSYGAMVPAITKNPDERASLAAWRQGGATLGLLLCTVGFVPVMNLIEGNPQLSYIFAATLFSLFGLLFMWWCYAGTRERYVEAAATSPAHKPGLLASFRAIAGNRPLFVLCIANLCTLGAFNIKLAIQVYYTQYVLNDPILLSYMGFFSMGCIFIGVFLMPGAVRRFGKKKVYIGGLLIWAAGDVLNYAFGSGSVSFVAFSCLAFFGSAFVNSLNWALVSDTVEYGEWRTGVRSEGTVYTGFTFFRKVSQALAGFFPGMMLTQIGYVPNVVQSAATTEGLRELIFIWPCVLAVVTIVAMGFFYNLNEKMYVRIVDELENRKRAFSPGA
- a CDS encoding alpha-glucosidase — encoded protein: MRTLHNIDLKNNENGFTLSWENRLILSHSVDAPCLWAGAGDADIEMFRGNFSIKDRLNEKIALTQATVSERPSGWVIRFTRGDAVGATLEVSTDDHQRLVLKLNNDAVAHNRLWLRLAAQPEDHIYGCGEQFSYFDLRGKPFPLWTSEQGVGRNKQSHVTWLADCKENAGGDYYWTFFPQPTFVSTQKYYCHVDNSGYMNFDFSAPHYHELAFWENHATLRFECAPTYIELLEKLTGLLGRQPELPDWIYDGVTLGIQGGTEVCQQKLDVMRRGGVKVNGIWAQDWSGIRMTSFGKRVMWNWKWNRDLYPQLDTRIAQWKREGVQFLAYINPYVASDRDLCEEAAARGYLTKDAAGKEYHVEFGEFYAGVVDLTNPEAYAWYKEVIKKQLIELGCGGWMADFGEYLPTDTHLHNGVSAEIMHNAWPALWAKCNYEALEETGKLGEVLFFMRAGYTGSQKYSTMMWAGDQNVDWSLDDGLASVIPAALSLAMSGHGLHHSDIGGYTTLFEMKRSKELLLRWCDFSAFTPMMRTHEGNRPGDNWQFDGDAETIAHFARMTTIFTTLKPYIKQAVAQNARTGLPVMRPLFLHYEDQPRAYTLKYQYLFGRDLLVAPVYEEGRQDWTLWLPDDRWVNVWTGETHGGGDITVDAPLGKPPVFYREGSEWQSLFATLRHL
- the yihS gene encoding sulfoquinovose isomerase; its protein translation is MKWFNTLSHHRWLEQETDRIFAFGRNAAVPTGFGWLGNNGQVKEEMGTHLWITARMLHVYAVAALMGRPGAYALVEHGISALNGPLRDIKHGGWYACVNDKGVMDASKQGYQHFFVLLGAASAVTTGHPAARALLDDAIAVIENYFWSEEEQMCLESWDEAFTETENYRGGNANMHAVEAFLIVYDVTQDKKWLDRALRVASVIIHDVARKGDYRVNEHFDTRWNPIRDYNKENPAHRFRAYGGTPGHWIEWGRLMLHLRAALIARGDAAPEWLLEDAKGLFNATIRDAWAPDGADGFVYSVGWDGKPIVRERVRWPIVEAMGTAWALYNVTGDPQYEAWYQKWWDYCMKYLMDYENGSWWQELDENNQVTTKVWDGKQDIYHLLHCLVIPRLPLAPGLAPAVAAGLLDSLAK